Part of the Citrobacter sp. Marseille-Q6884 genome, AATGCGCCGATGGGTTTGGTCGGGTGAGCAAACCCCGGATCGTTTTGATCCACTTCAACCTGGGTCACCACCGTCACCGCTTTCTGTTCGCCGCGACGCGCCAGACGGTTATTCAGCGCCTGTTGGATCAGATAGCCAATGCCGCCCTGGGTGTCAGCCACACAGTTGGCCAGCGGCGTGAGCGGCAACCCCTCACGCTCATGGGCAATTTCCGCACGCCGCAGGTCGAGTCCCACCTGCGGCCCATTACCGTGCGTCAACACGATGTTGTAGTCCGATGCCAACATCTCCAGCACCGTATCCGCGACCGCTTTCACCGCCTCAGCCTGGTGCTCAATCGACTGACTGGCGTTATCTTTGATAATGCTGTTGCCGCCAATGGCAACGACCACAAGTTCTTTCATAGTGTTATCTTCCGCTTGCAGGCGATTCAGGTGGTTTTTGTCGGTTCCTGCTCAGGGGCAGTCACCGCTTCACGGCTGTCGAGCACATGTTTCAGAACAAACATGCCGCTCATCATCAGGTAGGCCGTCACAAACATCAGCGAACTGCCTTCGGCAAATCCCACCGCCGGGGAGTGGATCACGCCAAACAGCGATAACAGCGCGCCAAAGGCGGCGGCAATGGCCCCACGCAGCGGTTTGTTCATAATGGCGAAGATGGCAACACAGCCCCACAGCATACTGGCCAGCGGCGCGCCGCTACCAAGGTGCACCAGCCCGTCGTAATAGACGCCTTTGCTGTGCAGCAGATCGCTACCCAGTTTCCCCGCAGATGTGCCGGCGGCGCCCATCACGCTATTGACGATGGTCAGCGCCCAGTTGGCAATCCACGGGAACAAACAGATAAAGATGACGGGAACCTCGACTTTGGGTGTTTCTCGCACCACCTGGTTGGCGGTCACCACGCCGATGAACACCAGAATCGGTACTATCGCGGTCATCGGAATGATGGCGAGCATAAACGCCCCCAGACCAAACAGCGGCACCAGGAACATGGTGATACCCGACGCCAGGGTATAACCGATACTGGCGCCCATCGCTTTCCAGCCTGCGTGTCCGACATAGACGGTCACCGGGAACGGGTTACCGAGCATGCAGCCGAGCATGGAAGCAAAACCGTTCGCCATCATGACTTTACGGGTGTTGTATTCATCACCTGCCGCGTGCGCACTTTCAATATTCTCAAGGTCAAAAATATAGTTCGCCAGCCCCAGCGGTACCGCAGAAGCCAGATACGGCAGCGCGTGCGGCAATCCCTGCAGGAAGCTATCCACATGCACTTCCGGTGGGTTGAAGCCAAAGGAGGACATCGAGGCTTTAATGGCTTCCGGGCTTTGCAAACCGGAGATCCACGCCAGCGCCGTACCGGCAATCAACAACAGCAGACCGGTGGGAATGCGGGCAAAAATCGGTTTCTTACCGAACCAGTTAATAAAAATCAGCAGCAGGACGATGAAAGAAACGGTAGGCGCTTCAAAGGCCTGCAGCATCGGGTTCATTGCCAGCAACAGCAGGCCAAGACCGGATAAACAAGAGAGCAGTACCGTGCGCGGGATCATCTTGCGAATGGTTTCGCCAAGGAAAGAACCGCCCACCAGGATCAACGCTTCCACAAAGCACCACACCAGGGCTATCTGAATGGCGAAGTTGGCATCTTTGGTCTGCTGATACACCGGCATCAGCACCAGGAAAGTCACGGTAAAGATCGACGGCGCACTTGGCCCGGACGGCAGCGCCGTCACGTCGCTACGCCCGGTTTGTTTTGCCATCTGCAGGCCAAACCAGGCATAGCAGATACTGGCCACCAGCACCGCCAGACCGAAAGCGGGCGCTATCCGGCCGTAAACAATTTCAACAGGGATCCCGACAACAAAAATGAGCAGCCCCATCATTGTTAGCAGGTTAGTCAGGTTGTTGGTCATCAGCCCGAAATAAGCCGCCCAGTCACCACGTTTCCATTCTAGTTTTATGCTGTTCATGGAATATCCTTTACAGGTTAAGCATCATTTGCGATCCCAGAGATCGCCCGGCCCTGCAGGTAAGCAACGTTTTCGCTTCGCTACCGTGGGGCTAACGGCGTTAGCCCCTGTGGTTGTTATTGGCAGTAGCGGTCGCGCCAGTTGAGGATCGCCTTTTCAAAACAGGCGAACGGCGGATGTACGATCCCGGCGCCGATCATGCCGATCCCCGCGTCTTTATGCGCAATGGCGGTGTTGATGACCGGCAAAATGCCGGTGCTGCCCACGCGCGTAATGTCGATAGCGGTCGGTACGCCCATAAAACCGAGCAGCGGAATGGTGACGTTCGGGTTTTCGCCCAGGGTGATTTCTCGCATTTGACGCGAAAAATCGACCGCTTCTTCAACCGTTCCGCCCACCAGCGCCACAATGGCTGGCGCCGTCGCCATCGCAAATCCGCCAATGCCGTAGGTTTCCGTAATGGCGCTGTCGCCAATATCGCGCCCGGAATCTTCCGGCTTATAACCCGCAAACATCGGACCGATAACCTGTTGCGCCGGACCGGTAAACCACTGCCCCGGTAATCCGCTGATGCGCAGGCCAAACTCGACGCCGTTACGCGCCATCGTTGTCACCACGGTGCTGTATTCAATCCCGTGCGCAGCATCCATCGCGGCTTTACACATCGCCATCCACGTAGGACCAGAGAAGTAGTCGCTGCTCAGGACGAATTCGAAGACTTCACGCTGCTGTTCAACCGGATAGCCGGTCTGGATGATCCATGGCGTCAGCGCCTGAATCAGCAGCGCCGTCCCGGCGTTGTTGCGGTTATGGCACTCATCGCCCATGTGCAGCGCCTGCGCCAGCATCAGACGCAGATCGATTTCGCCCGCCAGTTTCATCGCATCACGCAGCATCGGCCCCATCACATCGCGCATCCAGTTCAGGCGATCGATAACGCTCTGATCGTTCGCCCCCATGCGCAGGATTTTCGCCATCTGCTCGCTCATATTGGTATATGCGCGGTTACCGTAGGTTTTGTTCTCCACGATATGCATGAACATGGAAGCCGACGTCACGCCCGCCATCGATCCCACACAGTCGTGCTCGTGGCATGGCGAGAAGATAATGTCGCCAGACGCGGCCAGTTCGGCGGCCTCATCCAGATCTTTCGCCAGCCCTTCAAATACCAGCGCGCCGGTGACGGCACCTTTCATCGCGCCGCACATTTTTTCCCAACGGATGGGCGGCCCGGCATGCAGAATCGTGTTACGGGTCATCCCCGGCACCACGTTGATCGCCTGGTCATAGCCAATCAGAACCGGATGCGACTGAATAATCCGTTCCAGCGCCAGTTGGTTGGCGGCGGCAATTTTGTCGGCCAGCGGTGAATCAGCAATCTGATCCAGCGCGTCAACCACCTGCATATTGCCCTGACCCGGTGGTGTCCAGTCGAGCTGGGTCACGGATACGTTCTGCTTTTTCAGGTCATCGCTGAACATCGCGATACCGACGTTAATCACATTCAGCGGCTGGTTAAACAGTGTCTGGCTCATCAGGCTTCCTCCCCTTTACAGATAAATTCACGCGCCAGCAATCCGGTGTTGGTGCTACTGCTTGCCCAGATAACACCGGCATCGGTCAGCATCTGGCACTGTTTTTCCAGCGACGGCGTATCCTGATCGGTTCCCAGCACATAGCCGAGAATTTCCAGCGGACGACCGTCTGCGGCAGCGATGGCTTTCGCTTCATTGATCGCGTCGATCATCACGCCTACCGGATCGTCATGCGATCCAAAACCGAGGACAAAATCCATCACGATCACCCCCACTTCAGGATCCCGTGCTTCCTGCAACAAACGGCTGATGCGGTTGGTCGGGTCGATCATCGGATGCGGTTTACCGTTGGTGAAATCGTCATCACCAAAATCGAGGAAGGTATTCGCCACGCTACGATTGAGATCTTTCAGGCGAAACGCCGGGTCCGGGTGGATGTTGCTGTACACCTCGGCATGTTTTTCCATGGCGGCAAACATCGCCTCATCGCACAGCGTGCCGCCGCAAAACAGACCGCGGATATATTTTTGCTGCGGCGTCAGACGCGCGCGGACTTCTTCAATCAACGGCCAGTTGAGCGGATGCAGGTCAAGGCTCTCTTTTTTGATACCGCTCAGTAATACCGCTCGCAGCGCGGCATCTTTGGTGCCACGCGCAAACTGCAGACCGGGTTCATCCGCAGGTGGCGCTTCGCGTCCCAGGAAGCAGACCACCACCGGTTTATGGCAGGCGCGTGCACGATCCAGCACTTTACGCGCCACCGCAGGCGCAGGGGGTTTGGAGATCAGAGCAATGATCTCGGTTTGCGGATCGGCTTCCAGCATGCCAATCGCATCGAGCATCATCAGGCCACCGATTTTCTCACTCAGATCGCGTCCACCGGTACCGATCAACTGGGAAATGCCGCCACCAAACTCATGAATACGCACGCTGAGCTCCTGGCTACCGGTACCGGATGCCCCGATAATACCGATATTGCCGCGGCGTACCGCGTTACCAAAACAGAGCGCCGCGCCGTTGATAATGGCGGTGCCGCAGTCTGGTCCCATCATCAACAGCCCTTTTTCGTGCGCCAGCTGTTTAAGCGCCAGTTCATCCTCAAGGGATACGTTGTCAGAAAACAACATCACGTTGAGGTTGTTTTGCAGCGCCTGACGCGCTTCACGCGCCGCGAACAGACCGTTGACCGAGATCACCGCCAGGTTGCTGTCAGGCACGTGCTTTTTCGCACTGGCGAGCGTGGCATAGCGCGCTTCGTGCTGACCACTCTGCTCTTTATGTGTAAACAGATCTTCAATCGCCGCCAGCGTTTGTTCGTTTGCCGCCTCGCTCGCGCCTTTAATGACAATCATCAGATCGCCACTCTTCGCCTCTTCTAACTCCGACGTCAGAAGACCCAGGTTCTTCAGTACGCCTTTGTTCATTTCCGTTGCCATCGCCACAAACGCCTGCTCAACGCCATCAAGCTTATTGGCGCGCGTTGAGATAGACATCAGTGAGACAGAATCAAAATACGTGTTCTTTTTAACAACTATCCTGATCGACATAATTCCCTCCGGACCGGTGGCTCAGGGCGCAGGCGTCCGCCATGCCATACAGCATGTCGCAGCCAGAACTTGAGCCAATATTTTTAATGTCAGTAATAAATTGCGTAGCAACGTGTTGTTGCTCAGTAATAATATGGGTCACCAGTCGCGTGACACTTTCCCGATAACGCTGATGAAATGCTTCTTCCAACGTTATTTTGCTCAGTAACGTCGTATTATTTCCGGCAGTTTGTAATGCCGTTAAAAAACGCTTCCGATATTGACTCAGTGGATGTCCATTAATAAAAATAATCGTACTCAGACCCACTAAATAATCATCGGATGACGGTGTCAGTCCAATGCCTAACCCGATTAAATCGCGGACGGCTGCTGAGATATTTTCTCCCGTGAGTAGCGCCGTGATTAATATTTGGCGACGCCGTTGTAATTCACGGGCAATCTCCTGGTAAAACGGATTATCCCCCTGGTACAGAAATAATGTGTCGTCATGATGAAGCTGTTGGTGGATAACCTCTGCCCAGTGACGCCAGCAGACGGCGGCGAAGCGCTCTGCATCTGGCGTCCATTGCGGCATTTGCCACTCCTGACTGCAGGCGGTCTCTATCCATTTATCATTGCCAACAACAATCCCCGACTGCGTAAAACTGACCCGCTCACCGGGGCGAAACAGGTCTTCACAATGCGTCAGTGCCAGCCGACAGCTGTTGGGCGCGTTATCGCAGCACTCGCTCAGTAACGTAAAAAGTCGCTGCTGCTGCGGTATCAACAGGTTTACCGCGCGGGAAAAAACCTGTTCAACTCGCCCTGTTCCCCGGTATGCGAGAAACGCGCCGTCAGCGGTGAGCGCCCGTACGCATCGCCGTGATGGCGTCGCGATAGTGCGCTCCTCTGTCAGGCTCCGGCGGCAATCAGCAGCTCGGCAATTTCGTGGTAGCCTTTCTCCCGCGCCAGTTCCAGCGGGGTCTTGCCATATTTATCCGTCATGTGTGGGTTAGCGCCGTTATCAAGCAGCAGTTTGACGATCTCTTGCTGCTTCGCGCCGCCATCATTCAGGACAATCGCTTCCAGCAGCGGCGTCCAGCCGACAAAATTGGTGTGGTTAACGTTGATTTCGGTACGCTGCACTAATTCACGCACAATCTCCACATGACCTTTTTCGCTGGCAGGCGTAATACCCACACCGCCAAAACGGCTCAGTCGATCAAGATCAGGGTTGGCAGGTAATACTGTACGCAGTAGTGTTAAATCGCCGGTCAGGCAGCTAATCAGGAAGGGATTAAAACACGTTTGATCCTGTTTATTAATATCAGCACCCGCAGCAATCAATAAAGAAACGCAGTCGTAATGTTTATTCAGGCTGGCAATAATAATAGCGGTACGCCCCTGACGATTAGTGGCATTAATATCCACATTTTTTGCCAGACAGGATTTTAATCCCTGCGCGTTACCCTGTTCTGCCGCCAGCAGAAATTCAGTAATAAGTTCTTTCTCTGACATCATCCCTCTCCTGCAATTTTCAGACTTTATAAAATTCCGATAACCTGAGAATAGCAACAGAGTGCGGAGAAAAACATCCGCTTAAATTTCATTCATCGTAAGCGAGTCAATTATTGAAGCAAATTTAACAATGAGGACAAAATGTGCTGTAGTGCAATCTTTCCCTTATGGCTGGCGGTATTTTGGCCTTTAATCATAAGTAAAGGAAATCAGGCGGTATGCAGCACGGGTAGCGGCCTGCAACTAAAAGCCAGAAGTGTGATTGCCTTCAAATCAAATGTAACTTTAGTGTTAAATCTTGTTCAAAACTGATTGCCCTGCATAAGGATTACAAATACATTCAACAATCATCGCATCGCGGGTTGTGGTCTTATGGCCTGAGGGGAGAAAGGATGAATTCAATTTTTACCGAGGAAAACCTGCTGGCGTTTACCATGGCTGCACGTTATAGCAGTTTCAGTAAAGCCGCTGAAGAGTTGGGTTTGACCACTTCAGCCATCAGCTACACCATTAAGCGAATGGAGACAGGGCTGGACGTGGTGCTGTTTACTCGCAGTACCCGCAGCATCGAACTGACCGAGTCCGGGCGTTATTTATTTCGTAAAGCCACCGACCTGCTGAACGACTTCCACGCCATTAAACGCAG contains:
- a CDS encoding xanthine permease, translated to MNSIKLEWKRGDWAAYFGLMTNNLTNLLTMMGLLIFVVGIPVEIVYGRIAPAFGLAVLVASICYAWFGLQMAKQTGRSDVTALPSGPSAPSIFTVTFLVLMPVYQQTKDANFAIQIALVWCFVEALILVGGSFLGETIRKMIPRTVLLSCLSGLGLLLLAMNPMLQAFEAPTVSFIVLLLIFINWFGKKPIFARIPTGLLLLIAGTALAWISGLQSPEAIKASMSSFGFNPPEVHVDSFLQGLPHALPYLASAVPLGLANYIFDLENIESAHAAGDEYNTRKVMMANGFASMLGCMLGNPFPVTVYVGHAGWKAMGASIGYTLASGITMFLVPLFGLGAFMLAIIPMTAIVPILVFIGVVTANQVVRETPKVEVPVIFICLFPWIANWALTIVNSVMGAAGTSAGKLGSDLLHSKGVYYDGLVHLGSGAPLASMLWGCVAIFAIMNKPLRGAIAAAFGALLSLFGVIHSPAVGFAEGSSLMFVTAYLMMSGMFVLKHVLDSREAVTAPEQEPTKTT
- a CDS encoding DUF1116 domain-containing protein encodes the protein MSQTLFNQPLNVINVGIAMFSDDLKKQNVSVTQLDWTPPGQGNMQVVDALDQIADSPLADKIAAANQLALERIIQSHPVLIGYDQAINVVPGMTRNTILHAGPPIRWEKMCGAMKGAVTGALVFEGLAKDLDEAAELAASGDIIFSPCHEHDCVGSMAGVTSASMFMHIVENKTYGNRAYTNMSEQMAKILRMGANDQSVIDRLNWMRDVMGPMLRDAMKLAGEIDLRLMLAQALHMGDECHNRNNAGTALLIQALTPWIIQTGYPVEQQREVFEFVLSSDYFSGPTWMAMCKAAMDAAHGIEYSTVVTTMARNGVEFGLRISGLPGQWFTGPAQQVIGPMFAGYKPEDSGRDIGDSAITETYGIGGFAMATAPAIVALVGGTVEEAVDFSRQMREITLGENPNVTIPLLGFMGVPTAIDITRVGSTGILPVINTAIAHKDAGIGMIGAGIVHPPFACFEKAILNWRDRYCQ
- the fdrA gene encoding acyl-CoA synthetase FdrA, which encodes MSIRIVVKKNTYFDSVSLMSISTRANKLDGVEQAFVAMATEMNKGVLKNLGLLTSELEEAKSGDLMIVIKGASEAANEQTLAAIEDLFTHKEQSGQHEARYATLASAKKHVPDSNLAVISVNGLFAAREARQALQNNLNVMLFSDNVSLEDELALKQLAHEKGLLMMGPDCGTAIINGAALCFGNAVRRGNIGIIGASGTGSQELSVRIHEFGGGISQLIGTGGRDLSEKIGGLMMLDAIGMLEADPQTEIIALISKPPAPAVARKVLDRARACHKPVVVCFLGREAPPADEPGLQFARGTKDAALRAVLLSGIKKESLDLHPLNWPLIEEVRARLTPQQKYIRGLFCGGTLCDEAMFAAMEKHAEVYSNIHPDPAFRLKDLNRSVANTFLDFGDDDFTNGKPHPMIDPTNRISRLLQEARDPEVGVIVMDFVLGFGSHDDPVGVMIDAINEAKAIAAADGRPLEILGYVLGTDQDTPSLEKQCQMLTDAGVIWASSSTNTGLLAREFICKGEEA
- a CDS encoding DUF2877 domain-containing protein, whose protein sequence is MIPQQQRLFTLLSECCDNAPNSCRLALTHCEDLFRPGERVSFTQSGIVVGNDKWIETACSQEWQMPQWTPDAERFAAVCWRHWAEVIHQQLHHDDTLFLYQGDNPFYQEIARELQRRRQILITALLTGENISAAVRDLIGLGIGLTPSSDDYLVGLSTIIFINGHPLSQYRKRFLTALQTAGNNTTLLSKITLEEAFHQRYRESVTRLVTHIITEQQHVATQFITDIKNIGSSSGCDMLYGMADACALSHRSGGNYVDQDSC
- a CDS encoding ankyrin repeat domain-containing protein, encoding MSEKELITEFLLAAEQGNAQGLKSCLAKNVDINATNRQGRTAIIIASLNKHYDCVSLLIAAGADINKQDQTCFNPFLISCLTGDLTLLRTVLPANPDLDRLSRFGGVGITPASEKGHVEIVRELVQRTEINVNHTNFVGWTPLLEAIVLNDGGAKQQEIVKLLLDNGANPHMTDKYGKTPLELAREKGYHEIAELLIAAGA